GAGCGCTTGCCACTGTACTTGGCCGAGTACGTCTGGCGCTACAATCATCGCCGACTCTCCATCGATCAACAAGTTCAACAGCTCATGTACTTGCTTGAGCAACATACTCATCATCCAGGTGGCTAAAGTACGACTTTACCCTTAAGTAATGTGTCCCCGGAACTCCCCTGGCGGTCCACGTCGGGCTTTGAGGTGGATTTCATCATGGGCGATCACACGGCCATCGAGGCCAAGGCGAAGGAGAACGTCTCGCCCCACGACGTGAAGTCGCTGATCGCGTTGGCGCAAGAGCGACGGCTGAAGCGCTATCTCTGCGTGACGCTTGAGGCGCGGCCGAGAACCGTTGGACCTGTGTCCCTCGTGCCCTGGCGCGAGTTCTTGGACGCCCTCTGGAGCCACACGTACACTTCGCAAAAATAGGGACGGTTTGACCCCATCTTTCCAGCACGACGACAATTGCCGACTTCGACTTGACCGCGCCCACATTACTATGCTAATATAGGGCATATAAAATATGCACTTTTGGAGGAAAAAATATGCGCACAACGATTGAGGTGCCGGACCAGCTTATGCAAGAGGCGCTGACGGTCTCGAAAGCCAAGACCAAGACCATGGTGATTGTCCTGGGGCTGCAAGAGTTGATCCATCGCCACAAGCTCGAAGAGCTCAGGGCGCTTCGGGGGGGTGTGGCGTTGACCGTCGATGTCCGCGCATCCCGCAAGCGCTCCTGAGCTCCGCCGCACCCTGATCCTCGTCGATACCTCGGTGTGGGTGAAGTTTTTTCGTCAGCCTTCCGCTCACGAATCGTGCACGTTGGATACGCTGTTATCCTTCGGGCCGGTCGCAACCTGTGCTCCCATTCAGGCGGAGGTTGTCTCCGGGGCTCCCACGCTGGCAGAGTTTCGACGCCTCCGCGACGTATTCAGCGCCCTGGTCGATTTGCCGCTACCGCCTGATGTGTGGCAGAAGCTCGAGGAACGCCGTTTTGCGCTCGCGCGCCGCGGCACGCAAGCCGCCCTGACCGATTTGTTGATTGCGATCACTGCCGAGCAGCACCATGTCCCGCTGTGGACGCTCGATGAGGACTTTGAGCGGATCGCTGCGGTGGTGCCGCTGCTGCTGTATCGTCCGGCAGCCCCTTAGACACCAGGGGTCAGGTTGGACTTTCCCCGATTGAGTAAATTCTGAGGAAGCTCCAGGGACATCTTGAGGTTGACAAAGAGCCAGATATCATCTATCCTCATTAGAGAGATAGATGAGAGAGAACATATGGAGTTATCACGATGGCCGTTGAGAAGATCAATGTGACGTTCCCCAAAGAGACGTTAGCGCAATTGCGCCGGCTGATTCCGCCGGGGGAGCGCAGCCACATCATCGCCGAAGCCACCGCCCACTACTTGGCGGATGTGACCCAGAAGGCGACGCTCCGCCAGGTGGCCGGACTGTGGAAAGACCGAGCGCAGCTGCGCACGCAGACCGATGTGAACAGGGAATTGAAGCGGCTGCGAGGGTCGACGGCGCGTCGATTGAAACGGTTAGGTCGTCGTGGCTAATTACTTGTTGGATTCGGACGTGCTGATCTGGCTGCTTCGCGGCCGCCAGGAAACGATGCAGCGTCTCGAACGGCTCGAAGGACCCTTCGGAGTGAGCGTGATCTCGCGGGCGGAAATCTGGGCGGGGGCTCGACCCAGTGAACAGCATCAGATTGAGCAACTCTTTCTCAGCCTGTCAACGTACGCGGTTGATGGAGCCATTGCCGATCTCGCCGGCAAGTTTCTCAGGCAGTATCGAGGTCGAGGGCCCTCGCTCGAATTGCCGGATGCGCTCATTGCCGCCACCGCCGTGGTGCATGAATTGAGCCTCGTGACCTACAACGTCCCCCATTTTCCCATGCCTGAGCTCAAACTCGCCTCACCAGATATCTGAATGTTGCGAGGCTGTGCGGTTGCGGTGATGCTGGCCCTGTGCGCCGGCGGCTGCGCGCGCAGCGGCAATGAGGTCGTGGTCTACTCCTCGCTCGATCAAGTCTTCTCTGAGCCGATCCTCAAGGATTTTCAGCACGCCACCGGGATCCGTGTGCGCGCCGTGTATGACGTGGAAGCGACCAAAACCACCGGGCTGGTCAACCGCCTCATCGCCGAGCAGCCGCACCCGCAGGCGGATGTCTTCTGGAATTCCGAGATCGCCCGCACCATCATTCTGAAAGATAAAGGGGTCCTCACACCGTATACGTCAGCCAACGCCAGCGAGATTCCCGAGCATTTCAAGGATCCGCACGGTTACTGGGCCGGGTTTGCCGCGCGGGCCAGGATTCTGATCTATCACAAGGAGCTGGTGGCGGAGGATCACCTACCGCGATCCATCTTCGAGCTCACCTCACCGGCCTGGCGCGGAAAAGTGGCGCTGGCGAACCCGCTGTTTGGCACCACCTCCACCCAGGTCGCCAGCCTCTCTGTGCTCTTAGGCCGCGAGAAGGCGGAGCAGTTCCTTCGGGGTCTGAAGGCCAATGCCGTGGCGATGGTCGATGGCAACTCCACTTCGCGGGACATGGTGGCGGCCGGGGAAATGCCCATCGGCTTCACGGATACCGACGATGCCCATGTGGCCATCGTCAACGGCAAGCCGGTCGGCGTCATCTACCCGGATCAGGGCGAGGGGCAGATCGGCACGCTGTTGATCCCGAATACCGTGGGATTGATCAAGGGCGGGCCGCATCCTGACAACGGCAAGCGGCTGATCGATTATCTGCTCAGCAAAGAAACCGAAAGCAAACTGGCCTTCGCCTCCTCCGCGCAAATTCCGCTGCGGGATGATGCGCAGCGTCCGCCGCACGTGCCCTCCTATCGGCAGATCCGGGTGATGGACGTGGATTTTGAGCAGGTCGCCCATCGGCTCAACGAGTCGGCTGCCGCGGCGCAAGAGATTTTTATCCGATGAGGCGATGGCTCGGCGGGCTGCTGGTGGCCGCGCTGATCGTCATCGCGATCCTGCCGGTAGCGCAAACCATCGTGCAGGCTCTAGTAGGCCAGGACCATGTGCTGGAAGAGTTCTGCCGCGCCGTGGCGACACCACGCGTGCTCGGGCTCTTTACGCATAGCCTGCTCATCGGTGTTGGGGTGAGCCTGTGTTGCCTGGCGATTGGAGTGCCGGTCGGATTCCTCATCTGCCGCACGGACATGTACCTCAGACGCGCGGCCCAATACGCGGCATTGCTGCCCCTGGCGATTCCGCCGTATATTGCGGCGATTGCCTGGATCAAGGTGCTCGCCCCGCAGATCTACGGCCCGGCAGGTGTCGTCGGGGTGCTGAGCCTTTCGTATCTGCCGTTCGTCAGCCTGCTGACCGTCGCCGGGTTGACGAGCTTCGATCGGAGCCTTGAAGAGCAGGCCGAGCTTGCGGTTGGCCCATGGAAAGCGATTGGCGCGATCACCCTGCCGCTCATCGCCCCCTTTGTTTTTGCTGGCGCGCTGTTTGTGTTTGTCTTTTCCGTGTCGAACTACGGCGTGCCAGCGCTGCTGCGGGTGCCGACCTATCCGATTGAAATTTTCACCCACTATTCGGCGTTCTATGATCACCGCGTGGCAAGTCTCATGGCGCTGCCGCTGCTGCTGGTGACCGCGGCTGCGGTTGGCCTCTCGTACGCGATGATGCGCAATCGGCGCTATGTGAGCGTCTCCGGCACCGGCCAGGGGGGCGGGCGGATCCTGCCGCTGGGGCGATACCGCGGGGCGGGCTCGGCGTTTGCGTGGCTGGTGATTGCGGTCTCCGGCCTGATTCCGCTGGGTGTCTTGGTCATGGCGTCAGGATCAGCGCTGGCCTACTGGGTCGCGCTGAAAGCCTCCTGGGCGGCGATTGTTCGCAGCCTGGGGATTTCCGCAGTGAGTGCGGCCGGCTGCCTTGGGCTAGGCTTCGGCTTGGCGTTGTTGATCGAACG
This genomic interval from Candidatus Omnitrophota bacterium contains the following:
- a CDS encoding type II toxin-antitoxin system VapB family antitoxin, whose translation is MRTTIEVPDQLMQEALTVSKAKTKTMVIVLGLQELIHRHKLEELRALRGGVALTVDVRASRKRS
- a CDS encoding PIN domain-containing protein, translated to MSAHPASAPELRRTLILVDTSVWVKFFRQPSAHESCTLDTLLSFGPVATCAPIQAEVVSGAPTLAEFRRLRDVFSALVDLPLPPDVWQKLEERRFALARRGTQAALTDLLIAITAEQHHVPLWTLDEDFERIAAVVPLLLYRPAAP
- a CDS encoding type II toxin-antitoxin system VapC family toxin; the encoded protein is MANYLLDSDVLIWLLRGRQETMQRLERLEGPFGVSVISRAEIWAGARPSEQHQIEQLFLSLSTYAVDGAIADLAGKFLRQYRGRGPSLELPDALIAATAVVHELSLVTYNVPHFPMPELKLASPDI
- a CDS encoding extracellular solute-binding protein codes for the protein MLALCAGGCARSGNEVVVYSSLDQVFSEPILKDFQHATGIRVRAVYDVEATKTTGLVNRLIAEQPHPQADVFWNSEIARTIILKDKGVLTPYTSANASEIPEHFKDPHGYWAGFAARARILIYHKELVAEDHLPRSIFELTSPAWRGKVALANPLFGTTSTQVASLSVLLGREKAEQFLRGLKANAVAMVDGNSTSRDMVAAGEMPIGFTDTDDAHVAIVNGKPVGVIYPDQGEGQIGTLLIPNTVGLIKGGPHPDNGKRLIDYLLSKETESKLAFASSAQIPLRDDAQRPPHVPSYRQIRVMDVDFEQVAHRLNESAAAAQEIFIR
- a CDS encoding iron ABC transporter permease; this encodes MRRWLGGLLVAALIVIAILPVAQTIVQALVGQDHVLEEFCRAVATPRVLGLFTHSLLIGVGVSLCCLAIGVPVGFLICRTDMYLRRAAQYAALLPLAIPPYIAAIAWIKVLAPQIYGPAGVVGVLSLSYLPFVSLLTVAGLTSFDRSLEEQAELAVGPWKAIGAITLPLIAPFVFAGALFVFVFSVSNYGVPALLRVPTYPIEIFTHYSAFYDHRVASLMALPLLLVTAAAVGLSYAMMRNRRYVSVSGTGQGGGRILPLGRYRGAGSAFAWLVIAVSGLIPLGVLVMASGSALAYWVALKASWAAIVRSLGISAVSAAGCLGLGFGLALLIERARWQGQRLLDVATVLPLAVPATVLGIGLIELWNRPGTSWVYAGMPILVIGMMARFLPFSVRILASSFKQTDRHLEEAAALTGAGGPAIARRILLPLMSPGIVASASICFIFSMAEIDTTLLVMPAGSETLASKIYTLMHYDVGPFTVALCVMLIALSMIPVGILGCLAATGRSR